The following coding sequences lie in one Psychrobacter arenosus genomic window:
- a CDS encoding metal-dependent hydrolase yields the protein MANFKTHLNGAFAVSGVLGIVGYKAGLLGGHEFLICIALGTIGGLLPDIDSDNSTPIKLGFDFASLFFAFSLVMHWRSELSLLSLMALWLAGYGLMRYGIFHVFTKITVHRGIIHSVPYMGVLALGLVMLNYYLLDTTAMTSWFYGLFLFIGSMVHLGLDEAYSVDLLNSRLKRSSGTAMKLYSDSGRYWYIGLYALLAVGIVFAPPFTEFWSTLTDPITWMILKDGLLPRELFSSLTSTIR from the coding sequence ATGGCAAATTTTAAAACGCATCTGAATGGGGCTTTCGCGGTCAGCGGAGTCTTAGGTATCGTCGGCTATAAAGCGGGCTTACTTGGTGGCCATGAGTTTTTAATTTGTATAGCCCTCGGTACTATTGGGGGCTTGCTGCCCGACATCGACTCAGACAACTCTACCCCGATTAAACTAGGCTTTGATTTTGCCTCCTTATTCTTTGCCTTTAGCCTCGTGATGCATTGGCGCAGCGAGCTGTCCTTATTATCGCTAATGGCGCTTTGGCTGGCAGGCTACGGCTTGATGCGCTATGGGATATTCCATGTCTTTACCAAGATCACGGTACACCGCGGCATCATCCATTCAGTCCCTTATATGGGGGTACTGGCGCTAGGATTGGTCATGCTCAATTATTACTTACTCGACACCACCGCTATGACCAGTTGGTTTTATGGGTTATTTTTGTTTATCGGCTCTATGGTGCATCTAGGCTTGGACGAGGCTTACAGCGTAGACCTGTTAAATAGCCGGCTCAAACGCTCTTCAGGCACTGCTATGAAGCTCTATAGCGACAGTGGCCGATACTGGTATATTGGCCTGTATGCCTTACTGGCGGTAGGCATTGTGTTTGCGCCTCCCTTCACCGAGTTTTGGTCAACATTGACTGACCCTATTACTTGGATGA
- a CDS encoding DUF3025 domain-containing protein, protein MTNLSISTAHTAPSSPLSPIQQVDWQAPWLQHLTYQPFMVDATDAIAQSSVFSSVAAYLNYGLTQAKDKALMAKDKLSETSSNSVLTSGRGQTLKFVAQEDLPEGMAYETFIATTGRVPTRENLHDLFNGSIWLTFPQSKALLNRYQAQAIDEAGISGSRGRVRDTITVFDENGAILVTTDSAIGDALANFDWQNCLVQPRALWDTPMQPSPNAQASVYIFGHALLEQLIEPRKPLCAHTLILTVSPAFFSLSTPQRMAQLDKILAVKLAEILRDEAVTPRVFSPLPILGVPHYWADNADPNFYDDTFVFRSGRRNSKK, encoded by the coding sequence ATGACTAATTTATCTATATCTACTGCTCATACTGCCCCCTCAAGCCCCCTCTCACCTATACAACAAGTCGATTGGCAAGCACCTTGGCTACAGCATTTGACCTACCAGCCCTTTATGGTAGACGCTACTGACGCAATAGCTCAGTCGTCTGTCTTCTCGAGCGTAGCCGCTTATTTAAATTATGGGTTAACTCAAGCAAAAGATAAGGCATTAATGGCTAAGGATAAGCTAAGCGAGACATCCAGCAATTCGGTTTTAACTTCAGGGCGCGGGCAGACCTTAAAGTTTGTCGCACAGGAGGATTTGCCAGAGGGTATGGCCTACGAAACCTTTATCGCAACGACAGGTAGAGTGCCCACACGGGAAAATCTGCACGATTTATTCAACGGCAGTATTTGGCTGACTTTCCCGCAGAGTAAGGCGCTGCTCAATCGCTACCAAGCGCAAGCAATCGACGAGGCTGGTATTTCAGGCAGTCGCGGTCGAGTTCGCGATACCATCACGGTATTTGATGAAAATGGGGCAATTTTAGTCACCACAGATTCTGCTATTGGGGATGCGCTAGCAAATTTTGATTGGCAAAATTGTTTGGTACAGCCCCGAGCATTGTGGGATACCCCTATGCAGCCGAGTCCGAATGCACAAGCGAGCGTCTATATCTTTGGCCATGCTCTATTGGAGCAATTAATTGAACCGCGTAAGCCTCTGTGCGCCCATACGCTTATTTTAACGGTTAGCCCAGCATTTTTTAGCTTGTCTACACCGCAGCGAATGGCGCAATTAGATAAAATATTAGCCGTTAAATTAGCAGAAATTCTGCGGGATGAAGCGGTCACGCCACGAGTTTTTTCGCCATTGCCTATCTTAGGGGTACCGCATTATTGGGCGGACAATGCTGATCCAAACTTTTATGACGATACTTTTGTTTTCCGTAGCGGCCGTCGCAACTCTAAAAAATAA
- the acnA gene encoding aconitate hydratase AcnA, which yields MTDIFNVKDTLNVAGKPHAYYSLPKLAQVHENINRLPFCMKVVLENLLRNEDDGQSVGKKHIDAVANWDAAAEPSQEIAFMPARVVLQDFTGVPSVVDLAAMRDAIVKLGGNAEQINPFIPSELVVDHSVQVDVYGREDALDLNKKIEFERNNERYEFLHWGKQAFNNFVVVPPATGIVHQVNLEYLARVVMAAEQDGELVAYPDTVFGTDSHTTMINGIGVLGWGVGGIEAEAAMLGQASSMLIPQVVGFELTGKLMEGVTATDLVLRVVQMLRAHGVVGKFVEFYGDGLHQMPLADRATIANMAPEYGATCGIFPIDQVAIEYLRLSGRSEEQIELVEAYAKAQGLWHDADTPNATYSSNLTLDLTTVVPSLAGPKLPHQRIALTDMHKSFSSTLTEMTHDRKAEVVGKVRFDQEGGEQEQAKELAAEPKVEVDTEDEVAKQEGVYSTVCISDKEHKLRDGSVVIAAITSCTNTSNPAVMIGAGLVAKNAAAKGLKAKPWVKTSLAPGSKVVTDYLEKTQLMDELEKVGFYLVGYGCTTCIGNSGPLPDVIEQGIEEKDLVVASVLSGNRNFEGRIHPHVKTNYLASPPLVVAYALAGTVDIDLTTHPLGQDEDGNDVYLKDIWPTTAQIDELIANNIDADMFHKNYGEVFDGSEEWNAIRSSDSQLYPWSEASTYIKNPPFFDDMTMQPEGIPDIENARILGLFGDSITTDHISPAGNIDAGSPAGKYLQERGVLEADFNSYGSRRGNDAVMTRGTFANIRIKNLMMDGLEGGYTYYLPGDSATLADGEKMAIYDAAMKYKEEGRTLVVLGGEQYGTGSSRDWAAKGTILLGVKAVLAGSFERIHRSNLVGMGVLPLTFKAGESIQSHNLDGSEVLSITGLNDGESETATVTATRADGSQEVFDVNVMLQTPKERVYVRHGGVLHYVLRELANENIAATA from the coding sequence ATGACCGATATTTTCAACGTAAAAGATACCCTAAACGTCGCTGGTAAGCCGCACGCTTATTACAGTCTCCCTAAACTTGCCCAGGTACACGAGAATATTAACCGATTGCCTTTCTGTATGAAGGTGGTGTTAGAAAACCTGCTGCGTAATGAAGATGATGGCCAGTCTGTCGGCAAGAAACATATCGATGCGGTCGCTAATTGGGATGCCGCTGCCGAGCCAAGCCAAGAGATTGCCTTTATGCCGGCGCGTGTAGTCTTGCAGGATTTCACGGGGGTGCCTTCAGTAGTCGATTTAGCAGCGATGCGCGATGCTATCGTAAAACTCGGTGGTAATGCCGAGCAAATTAACCCGTTTATTCCTAGTGAGTTGGTGGTCGATCACTCAGTTCAGGTCGATGTTTATGGCCGCGAAGACGCTTTAGACCTCAATAAAAAAATCGAATTTGAGCGCAATAATGAGCGTTACGAGTTTTTGCATTGGGGCAAGCAAGCTTTTAATAACTTCGTGGTGGTGCCACCAGCTACCGGTATCGTGCATCAGGTCAACCTTGAGTATTTAGCGCGTGTGGTTATGGCCGCTGAGCAAGACGGTGAACTGGTCGCCTATCCGGATACAGTGTTTGGTACTGACAGCCATACTACGATGATTAATGGCATTGGCGTTTTAGGTTGGGGCGTTGGCGGTATTGAAGCGGAAGCTGCGATGCTAGGTCAGGCGTCTTCGATGCTGATTCCACAAGTGGTGGGCTTTGAGCTGACCGGTAAATTGATGGAAGGCGTGACCGCGACCGACTTAGTGTTACGAGTCGTGCAGATGCTAAGAGCGCATGGCGTTGTCGGTAAATTTGTTGAATTCTACGGGGATGGTTTACACCAAATGCCTCTCGCAGATCGCGCTACTATTGCCAATATGGCACCTGAGTATGGCGCTACTTGCGGTATCTTCCCGATTGACCAAGTGGCGATTGAATATTTACGTCTGTCTGGCCGCTCTGAAGAGCAAATCGAGTTGGTAGAAGCTTATGCGAAGGCGCAAGGGCTCTGGCACGATGCGGATACCCCAAATGCTACCTATTCAAGCAACTTAACCTTAGATTTAACTACCGTAGTACCGTCATTGGCCGGACCGAAGCTGCCGCATCAGCGTATTGCACTGACCGATATGCATAAGAGCTTTAGCTCAACCTTGACGGAAATGACGCACGACCGTAAAGCAGAAGTCGTGGGCAAGGTCCGCTTTGATCAAGAAGGCGGTGAGCAAGAACAAGCTAAAGAGTTGGCTGCTGAACCCAAGGTTGAAGTCGATACCGAAGATGAAGTAGCAAAACAAGAAGGCGTTTATTCTACCGTCTGCATTAGCGATAAAGAGCATAAGCTGCGCGATGGCTCGGTAGTGATTGCCGCGATTACCTCTTGTACTAATACCTCAAACCCTGCGGTTATGATTGGGGCCGGTTTAGTAGCGAAGAATGCCGCTGCCAAAGGCCTTAAGGCTAAGCCTTGGGTGAAAACCTCGCTAGCCCCAGGCTCAAAAGTTGTTACGGATTATCTAGAAAAGACCCAGTTGATGGATGAGCTAGAAAAAGTAGGTTTCTATCTTGTCGGTTATGGCTGTACGACCTGTATCGGTAACTCGGGTCCATTGCCTGACGTAATTGAACAAGGTATTGAGGAAAAAGACTTGGTCGTCGCTTCAGTCTTATCCGGTAACCGTAACTTTGAAGGTCGGATTCACCCGCATGTGAAGACCAACTATTTAGCGTCACCACCGTTAGTAGTAGCTTATGCGTTGGCAGGCACAGTTGATATCGATTTAACCACCCATCCGCTAGGTCAGGACGAAGACGGTAACGATGTCTATCTTAAAGATATCTGGCCGACTACCGCACAGATTGATGAGTTGATTGCCAATAATATCGATGCCGATATGTTCCATAAAAACTACGGTGAAGTGTTTGACGGTAGCGAAGAGTGGAATGCTATTCGCTCATCCGATAGTCAGTTATATCCCTGGAGTGAAGCCTCGACGTATATCAAAAACCCACCGTTCTTTGATGACATGACTATGCAGCCGGAAGGTATCCCTGATATTGAGAATGCCCGTATTTTAGGTCTGTTTGGCGACTCTATCACCACGGATCATATCTCGCCAGCGGGTAATATCGATGCAGGCTCACCGGCAGGCAAGTACTTGCAGGAGCGTGGGGTGTTAGAGGCGGACTTTAACAGCTATGGCTCACGCCGGGGTAACGATGCCGTGATGACTCGTGGTACTTTTGCCAATATCCGTATCAAAAACTTGATGATGGATGGCTTAGAGGGTGGTTACACTTATTACCTACCGGGTGATAGTGCCACGCTAGCCGATGGTGAAAAAATGGCCATTTATGATGCGGCGATGAAGTATAAAGAAGAAGGTCGTACGCTAGTGGTGTTAGGTGGCGAGCAGTATGGTACCGGCTCGAGTCGTGACTGGGCAGCTAAAGGGACGATTCTACTCGGTGTAAAAGCCGTACTGGCGGGATCATTCGAGCGAATTCACCGCTCTAACTTAGTCGGCATGGGTGTCCTACCGCTCACCTTTAAAGCAGGCGAGAGCATTCAGTCGCATAACCTAGACGGCTCTGAGGTGTTAAGCATCACCGGTCTAAATGATGGCGAGAGTGAGACAGCTACGGTAACCGCTACGCGTGCTGATGGCAGTCAGGAAGTGTTTGATGTCAATGTCATGCTACAGACGCCAAAAGAGCGTGTGTATGTGCGTCATGGTGGCGTATTGCACTATGTACTACGTGAGCTAGCCAATGAGAATATTGCTGCGACTGCGTAA
- a CDS encoding ribosomal maturation YjgA family protein, whose protein sequence is MLMNNPLPTFRVRFHLGYCLFALTVLLVEIAIAKYMSGWVRSYLGDVLVIVLLYSAIMSVAALNKKSVVLFTLIVAFAIEFGQYFKLAERLGFAPDSVAYIVLGNTFSGADLGCYAIGAILILLVERVNWQPSH, encoded by the coding sequence ATGCTAATGAATAATCCTTTGCCAACGTTTAGAGTGCGTTTCCATCTTGGCTATTGCCTGTTTGCGTTAACAGTTTTGTTGGTCGAAATAGCGATAGCCAAATACATGAGTGGCTGGGTAAGAAGTTATCTCGGCGATGTGTTGGTCATTGTATTGCTATACAGCGCCATCATGAGTGTGGCAGCGCTGAACAAAAAATCCGTGGTGCTATTTACGTTGATAGTTGCGTTTGCTATTGAGTTTGGTCAGTATTTTAAACTAGCAGAGCGGCTTGGGTTTGCACCGGACAGCGTGGCTTATATCGTATTGGGCAATACTTTTAGTGGAGCGGATTTAGGTTGTTATGCTATCGGGGCGATACTGATTTTGTTGGTTGAGCGGGTTAATTGGCAACCTAGTCATTGA
- a CDS encoding DNA polymerase beta superfamily protein has protein sequence MTTPLTIEQLKADNLILLECLSGSRAYGLATPQSDTDIKGVFYLPRSRFYGLQSEYVPQVSNASNDIVYYELGRYIELLLQNNPNMMELLATPQDKVLYRHPLMDSFLPEWFVSKLCENTFAGFASSQIKKARGLNKKIVNPMAKEKKTLLDFCSVFAENHSIPLPEWLAQQPFSQRQIGLVVMPKTTQMYAMYVDYDGSLGFSGLMQKPEASQLRLSSIPKGMTPVGYLSFNEQGFSKYCKDYKDYWQWVAARNEERYQTTISHGKQYDAKNMMHTIRLLEMALDIATTGQVVVERPNREELLAIKAGESDYDELLQQSEQLTEQITAAFAKSTLPATPNHKVALAALVAVREQLYGAE, from the coding sequence ATGACCACCCCGCTTACCATCGAGCAGTTAAAAGCTGACAATCTTATATTGCTAGAGTGTCTTTCGGGCAGCCGTGCCTATGGGTTGGCAACGCCACAATCGGATACCGATATCAAAGGGGTGTTTTATTTACCTAGATCACGATTTTATGGGCTGCAAAGCGAGTATGTGCCGCAAGTTAGTAATGCTAGCAACGATATCGTGTATTACGAACTGGGCCGCTATATCGAGCTGCTGCTACAGAATAATCCCAATATGATGGAGTTATTAGCGACCCCTCAAGATAAAGTGTTATACCGCCATCCGCTGATGGACAGCTTCTTACCTGAATGGTTCGTCAGTAAACTGTGTGAAAATACCTTTGCTGGTTTTGCTAGCAGTCAGATTAAAAAAGCGCGTGGGCTGAATAAGAAAATCGTCAACCCGATGGCTAAAGAGAAAAAGACGCTGTTAGATTTCTGCTCGGTCTTTGCGGAAAACCATAGTATTCCCTTACCAGAATGGTTAGCGCAGCAGCCTTTTAGCCAACGCCAAATCGGTTTGGTCGTCATGCCAAAGACTACGCAAATGTATGCCATGTACGTAGACTATGACGGTTCGCTAGGGTTTTCAGGGCTCATGCAAAAGCCAGAGGCTAGCCAACTGCGACTTAGCTCTATTCCTAAAGGCATGACCCCGGTAGGTTATTTGTCCTTTAATGAGCAAGGCTTTAGCAAATACTGTAAGGATTATAAAGACTACTGGCAGTGGGTGGCCGCTCGCAATGAAGAGCGCTATCAGACCACGATATCCCACGGTAAGCAGTACGATGCGAAGAATATGATGCATACCATTCGCTTACTCGAGATGGCGTTAGATATAGCTACTACGGGACAAGTTGTTGTTGAACGGCCTAATAGGGAGGAATTACTCGCTATCAAAGCTGGTGAGAGCGATTATGATGAGTTGTTGCAGCAATCTGAGCAATTGACCGAGCAAATTACGGCTGCCTTTGCCAAAAGCACTTTACCAGCCACACCGAATCATAAGGTGGCATTGGCAGCGTTAGTAGCTGTGCGTGAACAGCTTTATGGGGCTGAATAA